One Fibrobacter sp. UWB16 DNA window includes the following coding sequences:
- a CDS encoding FISUMP domain-containing protein: protein MRWNKHLFSKKYASLMASALLAFFTACSNAVNSDEGEESSSSICKDCTDKKSSSSSKKTSSSSKKKSASSSSKKDSSSSKTSSSSSEKSSSSRMGLPPCRTADGSKDDCEYGEFTDVRDGQVYKTVKIGSQTWMAENLRYNTGADCAIFDDYKCCNEKGLEYCKEKFYSSIAASTACPPGWHLPSQAEFDTLINAVGGPSEAANSLKSTSGWFPEWNGLKWNGSDGYGFNAEPVGVDELCEGDCTTVDFGPGTETCFMNTSGCLKLNNSNNEIRNGSSIWGGSVRCLLGDTGPFFSRIPPCRTDSSDNCEYGTLTDTRDNQTYKTVKIGEQIWMAQNLNYETDSSFCNSNKESNCTKFGRLYLWNEAVEKDICPEGWHVPSSEEFRTLTSAVGGENLAGLYLKATTDWDSYVLNEGIGKDSYGFAALPAGSKHNRFFSPGKEYAYFWSSSKSDYKTKKDTTAYAYALNMDYQTDAAELTSSRIDYANSVRCLKD from the coding sequence ATGCGTTGGAACAAGCACTTATTTTCTAAAAAATACGCCTCCCTAATGGCAAGCGCCCTCTTGGCGTTTTTCACAGCTTGCAGCAACGCAGTCAATTCGGACGAAGGCGAAGAATCGTCGTCTTCGATTTGCAAGGATTGCACAGATAAAAAATCTTCATCTAGTAGCAAAAAAACGTCGTCCTCCAGCAAAAAGAAATCCGCGTCTTCCTCTTCCAAAAAGGATTCGTCATCATCCAAAACTTCATCGAGTTCTTCGGAAAAATCCAGTTCGAGCCGTATGGGACTGCCACCTTGCAGAACCGCCGACGGTTCGAAAGATGATTGCGAATATGGAGAGTTTACCGACGTGCGTGACGGTCAAGTATACAAGACCGTGAAAATCGGTTCCCAGACCTGGATGGCAGAAAACTTGAGGTACAATACGGGAGCCGACTGCGCTATATTCGATGATTACAAATGCTGCAATGAAAAAGGACTTGAATATTGTAAGGAAAAATTCTATTCGAGCATAGCAGCTAGCACAGCTTGCCCACCCGGTTGGCATTTGCCGTCTCAAGCCGAATTCGACACCCTGATCAATGCCGTCGGAGGCCCGTCAGAAGCGGCAAATTCCCTTAAGTCAACATCAGGTTGGTTTCCTGAGTGGAACGGATTAAAGTGGAACGGTTCGGACGGCTATGGTTTTAACGCAGAACCTGTTGGCGTAGATGAACTTTGTGAAGGGGATTGTACAACAGTGGATTTCGGTCCCGGTACAGAAACATGTTTCATGAATACATCGGGATGCCTAAAGCTAAACAACTCAAACAATGAGATACGCAATGGATCTTCTATCTGGGGTGGTTCAGTCCGTTGCCTTTTGGGCGATACAGGCCCGTTCTTTTCGCGTATTCCTCCATGCCGGACAGACAGTAGCGACAATTGCGAATATGGAACGCTTACGGATACTCGCGACAACCAAACATACAAGACTGTGAAAATTGGCGAACAAATCTGGATGGCACAAAACCTCAACTATGAAACTGACAGCAGTTTCTGCAACAGCAACAAGGAGAGCAACTGTACAAAGTTTGGAAGGCTCTACCTATGGAATGAAGCCGTCGAAAAGGACATCTGCCCCGAAGGCTGGCATGTACCTTCAAGCGAAGAATTCAGAACCCTTACTTCTGCAGTCGGAGGGGAAAATCTAGCCGGTTTATATCTCAAGGCCACAACAGATTGGGACTCTTATGTTTTGAACGAAGGCATTGGCAAAGATTCCTATGGTTTTGCGGCGCTCCCGGCAGGCAGCAAGCACAATAGATTCTTCTCCCCGGGGAAAGAGTACGCCTATTTCTGGAGTTCTTCGAAAAGCGATTACAAAACCAAAAAAGACACAACCGCGTACGCATATGCATTAAACATGGACTACCAAACAGATGCTGCGGAACTTACCTCTTCTCGCATAGATTATGCAAATTCGGTTCGTTGCCTTAAAGATTAA
- a CDS encoding ATP-dependent DNA helicase RecG has translation MDLSNLPGLGPKRLEKLNKSGLSTIADLLYNIPRTYLDQTKVTKIADLHDGERAVVIGIITRAGIVKGRMSRFMAVLTDGTAEISLLFFRGTRFIANRVKPGTRWLVSGTVGSYRGLQLVHPDMQPFDEGEAFNGQILPVYPISEICREAKMEQRFFRNLYKTIFNFPGLTLPNACPRELTDYLHFAPVMDNLRALHMPKDFDSIYKAKRELKILELLPFCLRMVKRRENQKIRGHERQIDLGNVMAAKARLPFQLTTGQDAALNTIIDGLNGKKQFHALLQGDVGCGKTVVAMLAIMAVCGAGEQCALMVPTDILARQHFKSLKPFFDAAGIRVHLLVGATPAAEKKVILGELQMGLCNVVIGTHALFSKDVFFAKLGLVIIDEQHRFGVSQREALLAKGDYPDMLVMSATPIPRSLAMTLYGDLKVISIKEKPAGRKPIKTRLVNAAKRESMKQFICKEAAGGNLCYWIASRVNADASASSATLSSADSAASDSSARSVDDIVNEMRAFIAAFGHTDENIAKLKVAGVHGQMDDTQRDEIIKQFAAGEIQILVATTVIEVGVNVPAANLMVIDQPDRFGLAQLHQLRGRVGRGNQEAWCFLMTPEGEAAETSMERLSQFAATEDGFEIAELDLKTRGAGNLEGNEQSGAWVFRWFDWIHDQELISQTLERAEHILKDGSAFNETAKEKIQTWYNEKPSANEDGVH, from the coding sequence ATGGATTTATCGAACCTGCCCGGACTTGGCCCCAAGAGGCTCGAAAAACTGAACAAGTCCGGATTAAGCACCATTGCCGATCTTTTATACAACATTCCGCGTACCTATCTTGACCAGACAAAGGTTACAAAGATTGCGGACTTGCACGATGGCGAACGCGCTGTCGTGATTGGGATTATCACGCGCGCAGGGATTGTCAAAGGACGCATGTCGCGCTTTATGGCAGTCCTCACCGATGGCACCGCCGAGATTTCGCTTTTATTTTTCCGAGGCACGCGATTCATTGCAAACCGTGTAAAACCAGGGACGCGTTGGCTTGTTTCGGGGACAGTCGGTTCGTACCGCGGGCTGCAACTGGTGCATCCGGATATGCAGCCGTTCGACGAAGGCGAAGCATTTAACGGACAAATCCTCCCCGTCTACCCGATAAGCGAAATATGCCGCGAAGCCAAGATGGAACAGCGGTTCTTCCGCAATTTGTACAAAACGATTTTCAACTTTCCGGGACTCACACTCCCGAACGCTTGTCCGCGCGAGCTCACGGACTATTTGCATTTTGCCCCCGTGATGGACAATCTCCGTGCGCTCCACATGCCCAAAGACTTTGATTCCATTTACAAGGCGAAGCGCGAGCTCAAGATTTTGGAACTTTTGCCGTTTTGCCTGCGCATGGTGAAGCGCCGCGAAAATCAAAAGATTCGCGGACATGAACGCCAGATTGATTTGGGGAACGTGATGGCCGCGAAAGCGCGCCTCCCGTTCCAACTGACCACAGGTCAGGACGCGGCGCTGAATACAATCATTGACGGTCTCAATGGCAAAAAGCAGTTCCACGCACTGTTGCAAGGCGACGTGGGCTGCGGAAAGACCGTCGTCGCCATGCTCGCCATTATGGCCGTCTGTGGAGCAGGCGAACAGTGCGCGTTGATGGTCCCGACTGACATTCTCGCACGCCAGCATTTCAAATCGCTCAAGCCGTTCTTTGATGCGGCTGGCATCCGCGTGCATTTGCTTGTCGGGGCAACTCCCGCCGCCGAAAAGAAAGTGATTCTCGGTGAACTCCAGATGGGGCTTTGCAACGTTGTCATTGGAACGCACGCGCTCTTTAGCAAGGACGTTTTCTTTGCAAAGCTTGGGCTCGTGATTATCGATGAACAGCACCGTTTCGGCGTGAGCCAGCGCGAAGCGCTGCTCGCCAAAGGCGACTACCCCGACATGCTCGTCATGAGCGCCACGCCGATTCCGCGAAGCCTCGCAATGACGCTATATGGCGATTTGAAAGTCATCAGCATCAAGGAAAAGCCGGCAGGCCGTAAGCCCATCAAGACTCGTCTCGTGAATGCAGCAAAGCGCGAATCGATGAAGCAGTTTATTTGCAAGGAAGCCGCCGGCGGAAATCTATGCTACTGGATTGCAAGCCGAGTGAACGCCGACGCTTCGGCTAGCTCAGCGACCTTATCGTCAGCAGATTCAGCAGCAAGCGATTCAAGCGCCCGCAGTGTCGATGACATCGTGAACGAAATGCGAGCCTTTATCGCCGCCTTCGGCCACACCGATGAGAACATCGCCAAGCTCAAAGTCGCAGGCGTCCACGGTCAAATGGACGATACGCAGAGAGACGAAATCATCAAGCAGTTTGCCGCAGGCGAAATCCAGATTCTCGTAGCCACAACCGTTATCGAAGTCGGCGTGAACGTCCCCGCCGCAAATCTCATGGTCATCGACCAGCCAGACCGATTTGGTCTGGCGCAGCTTCACCAGCTGCGCGGCCGCGTAGGCCGCGGCAATCAAGAAGCCTGGTGCTTCTTGATGACGCCCGAAGGCGAAGCCGCCGAAACAAGCATGGAACGCCTCTCGCAATTCGCCGCCACCGAAGACGGCTTTGAAATCGCAGAGCTAGACTTGAAAACACGCGGCGCCGGAAACCTCGAAGGAAACGAACAAAGCGGCGCCTGGGTATTCCGCTGGTTCGACTGGATTCACGACCAGGAGCTCATTTCGCAAACGCTCGAACGTGCGGAGCACATATTAAAAGACGGTTCCGCATTCAACGAAACCGCCAAAGAAAAAATCCAGACCTGGTACAACGAGAAGCCCTCGGCAAACGAGGACGGCGTCCATTAA
- a CDS encoding DUF262 domain-containing protein, which produces MSETILKPEIISVKQLLAIPNLRIPEYQRPYKWTEKNVNQLIDDIRDNLDKSAYRIGTLVIHNNKEEGKLDIVDGQQRTITLFLLAIKILPLIEENNDLQRHVFLRGDSINSFKPQSTLKFSNVITKQNVQKNFKAMERRKSDLEKADFLKFFFNQCQFVKIVIDDVSEAFQFFDSQNARGKDLEPHDLLKAYHLREMNNSSTEQERLNAVKKWENMEPNELSSLFSQYLYRIKNWGRDLSARYFTKDDVDTFKGISPNLEEDFPYTKLYRIAHYYVDEFNSSCHSKILHESFDFPFQIDQVIINGKRFFEYVSHYAQMREEIESNRSHEILDIIHNYDGYNRTGDRYVRNLFYCALIDYIDKFGQKNIDRIVEKLFIWAYTLRLKLHSVDIESMDNYALNLGHSQIAMFKIIRDANKPQDILNVELGTLSDTKATKEEKIIAKFKTLGYYNG; this is translated from the coding sequence ATGAGTGAAACTATTTTAAAACCAGAAATTATTTCAGTCAAGCAATTACTAGCCATTCCAAATTTGCGAATTCCTGAATACCAGCGTCCGTACAAATGGACGGAAAAAAATGTCAATCAACTTATTGACGACATTCGCGACAACCTTGACAAATCAGCCTACCGCATCGGAACACTCGTCATCCACAATAACAAGGAAGAAGGAAAACTTGATATTGTCGATGGGCAGCAACGAACAATAACATTATTTCTTCTTGCTATTAAAATTCTTCCTCTTATCGAAGAAAATAACGACCTACAAAGACACGTTTTCTTACGAGGCGATTCCATCAATAGTTTCAAGCCTCAATCAACACTCAAGTTTTCCAACGTTATTACCAAGCAAAATGTCCAGAAGAATTTCAAGGCTATGGAACGTAGAAAATCTGATTTAGAAAAAGCAGATTTCTTAAAATTCTTCTTTAATCAATGCCAATTCGTGAAAATTGTAATTGACGACGTTTCAGAAGCATTCCAGTTTTTCGATTCTCAAAACGCTCGCGGCAAGGACTTGGAACCGCACGATTTGTTGAAAGCGTATCACCTTCGTGAAATGAACAATTCCTCTACAGAGCAAGAACGTCTAAACGCGGTAAAGAAATGGGAAAATATGGAGCCCAACGAGTTGTCCAGTTTATTCTCACAATACCTTTATCGCATCAAAAACTGGGGTCGCGATCTATCGGCGCGGTACTTTACGAAAGACGATGTAGACACATTCAAAGGTATCAGCCCAAATCTTGAAGAAGACTTCCCATACACAAAACTTTATCGTATCGCCCATTATTACGTTGACGAATTCAATTCATCTTGCCATTCCAAAATTTTGCATGAATCATTCGATTTTCCATTTCAGATTGATCAGGTAATCATCAATGGGAAACGCTTCTTCGAATATGTATCCCATTACGCCCAAATGCGTGAAGAAATAGAAAGCAACAGATCACATGAAATTCTAGACATTATACATAATTATGATGGATATAACAGGACTGGAGACCGTTATGTACGCAATCTATTCTATTGCGCCCTAATTGACTATATCGATAAATTCGGTCAAAAAAACATCGATCGCATTGTAGAGAAGCTGTTTATTTGGGCTTATACACTACGATTAAAGTTGCATAGTGTCGACATTGAATCAATGGACAACTACGCATTAAATTTGGGACATTCACAGATTGCGATGTTTAAAATAATCCGAGACGCAAATAAGCCACAGGATATTTTAAATGTAGAATTGGGCACTCTTTCTGATACCAAAGCAACCAAAGAAGAAAAAATTATTGCGAAATTTAAAACATTAGGTTATTATAATGGCTAA
- a CDS encoding ABC transporter permease has translation MLHVFRHELRLIFRDPRFWIPFIIPPVILAASQAIAVSRYGGEIMQGMGSYMMLLLGCLMAPMGAPLAGDSFAGERERNSLELLQLSPIAPAKLFWGKLFAILPFPLVFALLAQLGYWFSHSEITVTAAVASMLGALSAVLLTTAFSLMVSLRVKTVRAATHMTLFFIIPLLLLVQLGHEVFLSNLFVPLVTLVVSVLVSLTVTFAGMKKFVSL, from the coding sequence ATGCTCCACGTTTTTAGACACGAACTTCGTTTGATCTTTAGGGATCCGCGTTTTTGGATTCCGTTCATCATCCCGCCGGTGATTCTCGCGGCGAGTCAGGCGATTGCCGTGTCGCGTTACGGTGGCGAGATTATGCAGGGCATGGGAAGCTACATGATGCTTTTGCTCGGTTGCCTGATGGCTCCGATGGGCGCTCCTTTAGCGGGCGACAGTTTTGCAGGCGAGCGCGAACGCAATTCGCTGGAACTTTTGCAGCTTTCTCCGATTGCGCCTGCGAAACTCTTTTGGGGCAAGTTGTTTGCAATTCTCCCATTCCCGTTAGTGTTTGCGCTTTTGGCTCAACTGGGCTACTGGTTCTCGCATTCCGAAATTACGGTGACGGCGGCGGTGGCCTCGATGCTTGGGGCGCTTTCGGCGGTGTTGTTGACGACTGCGTTTTCGTTGATGGTGTCGCTTCGTGTAAAGACTGTCCGTGCAGCGACCCACATGACACTCTTTTTCATTATCCCGCTTCTGTTGCTTGTACAGCTTGGCCACGAAGTTTTTTTGAGTAATTTGTTTGTGCCTCTGGTGACGTTAGTCGTGTCGGTTCTCGTAAGCTTGACGGTCACTTTTGCGGGTATGAAGAAATTTGTTAGTTTGTAG
- a CDS encoding argininosuccinate synthase, whose protein sequence is MAKTESKKKVVLAYSGGLDTSIIIPWLKETYDVEVIAFAADLGQNDFPNAKALEEKALKTGASKCYVLDLKKEFLEEYVWPTVRAGAKYEGTYLLGTSFARPLIAKYQVKIAEKEGAYAVAHGATGKGNDQVRFELTYAALNPKLEVIAPWKDPRWTFHSREDAIDYAAAHKIPLNGISKKKIYSEDGNLWHLSHEGGVLEFPEQEHKYEFLKHTNTYEKAPNKADHVTISFEKGNPVAINGKKMGAVELLEFLNEIGGKNACGLLDIVENRLVGLKSRGVYETPGGTLLYKAHECLQQLVLDKETLFEAQKMSMTYANLVYNGQWFTPLRQAMDAFFNEVNKVVTGDVTLKLYKGNIIPAGIKSPYSLYDMGLGGFTDVDMYDQKDATGFIRCYGLPLKTRALLLGKKTNVDFGGVPSLKK, encoded by the coding sequence ATGGCTAAAACAGAATCCAAGAAGAAAGTCGTCCTCGCTTACAGCGGTGGACTTGACACCTCCATCATCATTCCTTGGCTCAAGGAAACCTACGACGTCGAAGTGATTGCATTCGCAGCCGACCTCGGCCAGAATGACTTCCCGAACGCAAAGGCTCTCGAAGAAAAGGCTCTCAAGACCGGTGCTTCCAAGTGCTACGTTCTCGACCTCAAGAAGGAATTCCTTGAAGAATACGTTTGGCCGACCGTTCGCGCCGGTGCAAAGTACGAAGGCACTTACCTCCTCGGTACGTCCTTTGCTCGTCCGCTCATCGCTAAGTACCAGGTCAAGATCGCCGAAAAGGAAGGCGCTTACGCTGTTGCTCACGGTGCTACCGGTAAGGGTAACGACCAGGTCCGTTTCGAACTCACCTACGCTGCCTTGAACCCGAAGCTCGAAGTCATCGCTCCGTGGAAGGACCCGCGTTGGACATTCCACAGCCGCGAAGACGCTATCGACTACGCCGCTGCACACAAGATTCCGCTCAACGGCATCAGCAAGAAGAAGATCTACTCCGAAGACGGCAACCTCTGGCACCTTTCTCACGAAGGTGGCGTCTTGGAATTCCCGGAACAGGAACACAAGTACGAATTCCTCAAGCACACCAACACGTATGAAAAGGCTCCGAACAAGGCTGATCACGTGACGATCTCCTTCGAAAAGGGCAATCCGGTTGCTATCAACGGCAAGAAGATGGGCGCTGTTGAACTTCTCGAATTCTTGAACGAAATCGGTGGCAAGAACGCTTGCGGTCTTTTGGACATCGTTGAAAACCGCCTCGTCGGCCTCAAGAGCCGCGGTGTTTATGAAACTCCGGGTGGCACGCTCCTTTACAAGGCTCACGAATGCTTGCAGCAGCTCGTGCTCGACAAGGAAACTTTGTTCGAAGCCCAGAAGATGTCTATGACATACGCAAACCTTGTCTACAATGGCCAGTGGTTCACTCCGCTCCGCCAGGCTATGGACGCCTTCTTCAATGAAGTGAACAAGGTTGTGACTGGTGACGTTACCCTCAAGCTTTACAAGGGCAACATCATCCCGGCCGGCATCAAGAGCCCGTACAGCTTGTACGACATGGGCCTCGGTGGCTTCACGGACGTTGACATGTACGACCAGAAGGACGCTACTGGCTTCATCCGCTGCTACGGCCTCCCGCTCAAGACTCGCGCTCTCTTGCTCGGCAAGAAGACGAACGTCGACTTCGGTGGCGTTCCGAGCCTCAAGAAGTAA
- the ettA gene encoding energy-dependent translational throttle protein EttA, giving the protein MAEQNKAEKFVFYMYKMTKSYPPNKEVLKDISLSFYYGAKIGIIGQNGAGKSTLLRIMAGIDKEFQGEAWIEPGRTAGYLPQEPQLDPNLTVKENVMQAVAKKQAVLDRFNEISMKFAEPMEDDEMNKLLDEQAKLQDIIDAQDLWSLDRNIEIAMDALRCPPGDWPVTNLSGGEKRRVALCRLLLEEPDLLLLDEPTNHLDAETVAWLERHLREYKGSVILVTHDRYFLDNVTNWILEIDRGRGIPWEGNYAQWLDQKLERMKNEEKGESDRQKRLAREQEWVKQSPKARQAKSKARLKAYEELLAEDSKEQIKVAQIHIANGKRLGDVVIQAEHLQKAFGEKVLFDDLNFSLPRSGIVGIIGPNGAGKTTLFKMIMGQEKPDGGTLKIGETVEIISMEQGRESLDDSKTVWESITGGNDEILVGDRKMNGRAYCGLFNFTGAAQQKKLSQLSGGERNRVLMAKNLQKPGNLLFLDEPTNDLDIETLQALEQAILKFAGCAVIISHDRWFLDRIATHILAYEGDSKVVWFEGNWSEYEADRRKRLGEDADNPKPIKYKTLTRQ; this is encoded by the coding sequence ATGGCCGAACAAAACAAAGCAGAAAAATTCGTTTTCTACATGTACAAAATGACCAAGTCCTATCCGCCTAACAAAGAGGTGCTGAAGGATATTTCTTTGAGCTTCTACTATGGCGCAAAGATTGGTATTATCGGCCAGAACGGTGCCGGTAAGTCTACGCTCCTCCGCATCATGGCGGGTATTGACAAGGAATTCCAGGGCGAAGCTTGGATTGAACCGGGCCGCACCGCAGGCTACTTGCCGCAGGAACCGCAGCTTGACCCGAACTTGACCGTCAAGGAAAACGTGATGCAGGCGGTGGCCAAAAAGCAAGCCGTGCTCGACCGCTTCAACGAAATTTCCATGAAGTTTGCTGAACCGATGGAAGACGACGAGATGAACAAGCTCCTCGACGAACAGGCAAAGCTTCAAGATATCATCGACGCTCAGGACTTGTGGAGCCTCGACCGCAACATTGAAATTGCAATGGACGCTCTCCGTTGCCCGCCGGGCGATTGGCCGGTGACGAACCTCTCCGGTGGTGAAAAGCGCCGCGTGGCTCTTTGCCGCTTGCTCCTCGAAGAACCGGATTTGTTGCTCTTGGACGAACCGACGAACCACTTGGATGCCGAAACGGTTGCATGGCTCGAACGCCACCTCCGTGAATACAAGGGCTCTGTGATTCTCGTGACGCATGACCGTTACTTCCTTGACAACGTAACGAACTGGATTTTGGAAATTGACCGCGGTCGCGGCATTCCTTGGGAAGGCAATTACGCCCAGTGGCTTGACCAGAAACTTGAACGCATGAAGAACGAAGAAAAGGGCGAATCTGACCGTCAAAAGCGTCTCGCTCGTGAACAGGAATGGGTCAAGCAGAGTCCGAAGGCTCGCCAGGCAAAGAGCAAGGCTCGTCTCAAGGCTTACGAAGAACTCTTGGCGGAAGATTCCAAGGAACAGATCAAGGTGGCTCAGATCCACATTGCAAATGGCAAGCGCTTGGGCGATGTCGTCATTCAGGCGGAACATTTGCAGAAGGCCTTTGGCGAAAAGGTGCTGTTCGACGATTTGAACTTCAGCTTGCCGCGCTCGGGTATCGTGGGCATTATCGGTCCGAACGGTGCTGGTAAAACGACTTTGTTCAAGATGATTATGGGCCAGGAAAAGCCGGATGGCGGTACGCTCAAGATTGGCGAAACTGTCGAAATCATCAGTATGGAACAGGGCCGCGAAAGCTTGGACGATTCCAAGACGGTTTGGGAATCCATCACGGGTGGCAATGACGAAATCTTGGTGGGCGACCGCAAGATGAATGGCCGTGCTTACTGCGGTCTCTTCAACTTCACGGGTGCTGCCCAGCAGAAGAAGCTCTCGCAGCTCTCTGGTGGTGAACGCAACCGTGTGCTTATGGCAAAGAACTTGCAGAAGCCGGGCAACCTCTTGTTCCTTGACGAACCGACGAACGACTTGGATATCGAAACATTGCAGGCTTTGGAACAGGCTATCCTCAAGTTCGCTGGCTGCGCCGTGATCATCTCGCATGACCGCTGGTTCCTTGACCGTATTGCAACGCACATCCTCGCTTACGAAGGTGATTCGAAGGTCGTGTGGTTCGAAGGCAACTGGAGCGAATACGAAGCTGATCGTCGCAAGCGCCTTGGCGAAGATGCCGACAATCCGAAGCCCATCAAGTACAAGACTCTTACGAGACAGTAA
- a CDS encoding MlaD family protein, translating into MKLSDRALGYISFIVFACIFGGISFGMWAAHQNVRQTAIVDFNELGSLQPEDPVVLRGYRVGTIGSVTWLKDRSRVVIHFTEPIKIREGTQFNNVNYALMGQRRLEIIPSKTGELMPENHVFQGHFEPGIAETLRLIENVNEQLEAVQKTILLLAQGDSSHKSAPEIYEEAMHSIEDIFAHTEKTVGTLGPKMNKLFKQMNSSSKALTKTALQADTAIKTATATVNEKLSLVDSVVISLTQNAKKTNDVITSIEKGIDSETLLQSKELIENINNIIDGLNKAVAAIDTKNLGFKDKDGKPIKLITWKNMNIIGDNARDKARKRMEEAKAQQEQNKAGK; encoded by the coding sequence ATGAAACTTTCGGACAGAGCGCTCGGTTACATTTCTTTCATTGTATTTGCCTGCATTTTCGGCGGTATCTCATTTGGCATGTGGGCTGCCCACCAGAACGTGCGCCAAACGGCGATTGTCGATTTTAATGAACTCGGTTCTTTGCAACCCGAAGACCCCGTAGTGTTACGCGGCTACCGCGTCGGCACCATCGGAAGCGTCACCTGGCTCAAGGATCGTTCCCGAGTCGTCATCCACTTTACCGAACCGATCAAGATCCGCGAAGGGACGCAATTCAACAACGTGAACTATGCGCTCATGGGGCAACGCCGTCTCGAAATCATTCCGTCAAAGACAGGCGAACTCATGCCGGAAAACCACGTGTTCCAAGGACATTTTGAACCGGGCATTGCAGAAACGCTGCGCCTCATCGAGAACGTAAACGAGCAACTTGAAGCCGTGCAAAAGACAATTCTATTGCTCGCCCAGGGAGATTCCTCACACAAGTCCGCTCCGGAAATCTACGAAGAAGCCATGCATTCCATCGAGGACATTTTCGCCCACACCGAAAAGACGGTCGGAACGCTCGGTCCCAAGATGAACAAGCTCTTCAAGCAAATGAATTCTTCGAGCAAGGCGCTGACCAAGACGGCCCTCCAGGCAGATACCGCCATCAAGACCGCCACGGCGACTGTGAACGAAAAGCTCTCGCTTGTAGACTCCGTTGTCATCTCGCTGACACAAAACGCAAAGAAGACAAACGACGTCATCACAAGCATTGAAAAAGGAATTGATTCCGAAACGCTTTTGCAGTCCAAGGAACTCATCGAGAATATCAACAACATCATAGACGGACTCAACAAAGCCGTCGCTGCAATTGATACAAAGAATCTTGGGTTCAAGGATAAAGACGGCAAGCCGATCAAGCTGATTACATGGAAAAACATGAACATCATCGGCGACAACGCTCGCGATAAGGCGCGCAAGCGAATGGAAGAAGCCAAAGCTCAGCAAGAACAAAACAAAGCGGGCAAGTAA
- a CDS encoding CatB-related O-acetyltransferase — protein sequence MSNILPDPMTVHPIAGYDKEIYVKPTLKNPQIVVGDFTYIADSDFESHVTHLYPWNDDKLIIGKFCQIASGVEFVMNGANHQMNAVSTFPFYTLQGWNMAPPAKENLPLKGDTVIGNDVWIGQNAVILPGVHIGDGAIIGANAVVGSDVEPYTIVVGNPAQFIRNRFDEELTALMLEWKWWNKPVEEINTLIPILTNPDLAFVKGKIKEYLANRA from the coding sequence ATGTCAAACATACTCCCTGATCCGATGACGGTCCACCCGATTGCGGGCTACGACAAGGAAATTTACGTGAAGCCGACGCTCAAAAATCCGCAGATTGTCGTGGGTGATTTCACTTACATTGCCGATAGCGATTTCGAGAGCCACGTGACGCATCTGTATCCGTGGAATGACGATAAGTTGATTATCGGAAAGTTCTGCCAGATTGCCTCAGGGGTGGAGTTCGTGATGAATGGGGCGAACCATCAGATGAATGCGGTTTCGACGTTCCCGTTCTACACATTGCAGGGGTGGAATATGGCGCCTCCTGCCAAAGAAAATTTGCCGCTCAAGGGCGATACGGTGATTGGAAACGATGTGTGGATTGGGCAGAACGCTGTGATTTTGCCGGGTGTGCATATTGGCGATGGGGCGATTATCGGCGCAAATGCGGTTGTTGGGAGCGATGTGGAACCTTACACGATTGTGGTGGGGAATCCGGCGCAGTTTATACGCAATCGTTTCGACGAGGAATTGACGGCGCTGATGCTCGAGTGGAAATGGTGGAATAAGCCTGTCGAAGAAATCAATACGCTGATTCCGATTCTCACGAATCCGGACTTGGCTTTTGTCAAGGGGAAAATCAAGGAATACCTTGCAAATCGTGCCTAA
- a CDS encoding alpha/beta hydrolase has product MHYLIVPGYSNSGPEHWQTYWEHSLPNATRVQQRNWEHPTKAEWVDALDKTVASLKSDTILVAHSLGVATTVFCLLKNVAEGRLPAHVKGAFLVAPADIDAIDIVDDFAPMPLQKLPVPTCVVASRNDEYVTFERANLFAKSWGSKLFDVGCCGHINALSNLGAWDEGRKLLAEFEKNL; this is encoded by the coding sequence ATGCATTATTTAATTGTCCCTGGTTATAGCAATTCTGGTCCTGAACATTGGCAGACTTATTGGGAGCATAGCCTCCCTAATGCAACTCGCGTTCAGCAACGCAATTGGGAACATCCTACCAAGGCGGAATGGGTCGATGCTCTCGACAAGACGGTAGCCTCCCTCAAGTCCGATACGATTCTTGTTGCGCATAGCCTTGGTGTTGCGACGACTGTATTTTGCTTGTTGAAAAACGTTGCAGAGGGAAGGTTGCCTGCGCATGTAAAGGGCGCTTTCCTTGTGGCTCCTGCCGATATTGACGCAATTGACATTGTGGATGACTTTGCTCCGATGCCATTGCAAAAATTACCGGTTCCAACATGCGTTGTGGCAAGCCGAAACGATGAATATGTGACTTTTGAACGCGCAAATTTATTTGCGAAGTCCTGGGGCTCGAAGCTTTTTGACGTAGGATGCTGCGGTCACATTAACGCGCTTTCTAATCTCGGCGCGTGGGACGAAGGCCGAAAATTGTTGGCTGAATTTGAGAAAAATTTGTAA